A single region of the Sphingobium sp. TKS genome encodes:
- the recJ gene encoding single-stranded-DNA-specific exonuclease RecJ — MTIALNITRSIVGQPWRWRGGNGDGRDPGYRPDDLVTQLLLARGCPRDAVEAHRNPTIRHFMPDPSLFRDMDAAAERLADAVVRGEDVRIFGDYDVDGATSAALLIRLLRDLGLAARPYIPDRLMEGYGPSGEALVRLAGEGATLIVTVDCGAQAFEALAMAKAAGVDVVVVDHHKCGASLPEALALVNPNRLDEATEAAAHGHLAAVGVAFLLGAALIRVLRGRGWFAQRSEPPLMELLDIVALGTVADVAQLKGLNRAFVAQGLKIMAKRRNIGLSALIDASRLTRAPLCHDLGFALGPRINAGGRVGKADLGVRLLTTEDPAEAAKIAAELDQLNEERRAIEAAVQAEAEELLAAQGNRAVALVSGAGWHPGVIGIVAGRIKEKAGRPAIVVAIDENGTGKGSGRSISGVDLGAAVLAAKDSGLLVAGGGHAMAAGLTVAADRIDALAEFLDERLANAVAKARDDRALLIDAVLAPAGVNPDFVAAIDAGGPYGAGWPAPLIASGPMRVIKADVVGNGHLRAIMAGDDGRSIKTIAFRQAESDLGQAILGAPRDRRLWIAGRAKIDDWGSRPAAELHLEDAAWAD, encoded by the coding sequence ATGACCATTGCGCTCAACATCACCCGTTCGATCGTCGGTCAGCCCTGGCGGTGGCGTGGAGGCAATGGGGACGGGCGCGATCCGGGCTATCGGCCCGACGATCTGGTGACGCAATTGCTGTTGGCGCGGGGTTGTCCGCGCGACGCGGTAGAGGCGCATCGCAATCCCACCATCCGTCATTTCATGCCCGACCCCAGCCTGTTCCGCGACATGGACGCCGCCGCCGAACGCTTGGCCGACGCGGTGGTGCGCGGGGAGGATGTCCGCATCTTCGGTGATTATGACGTGGACGGCGCGACCAGCGCCGCGCTGCTGATCCGCTTGCTGCGCGATCTTGGGCTGGCTGCCCGCCCCTATATTCCCGACCGGCTGATGGAGGGCTATGGCCCATCAGGCGAAGCGCTGGTCCGGCTGGCGGGAGAGGGCGCCACACTGATCGTCACCGTCGATTGCGGCGCGCAGGCTTTCGAGGCGCTTGCCATGGCGAAGGCGGCAGGCGTCGATGTGGTAGTGGTCGACCATCATAAATGTGGCGCGTCGCTGCCCGAAGCGCTGGCGCTGGTGAACCCCAATCGTCTTGACGAAGCGACAGAAGCCGCCGCTCATGGCCATCTGGCGGCGGTGGGCGTGGCGTTCCTGCTCGGCGCGGCGCTGATCCGGGTGTTGCGCGGGCGCGGCTGGTTCGCCCAGCGATCCGAACCGCCGCTGATGGAACTGCTCGACATCGTTGCGCTTGGGACGGTCGCGGATGTGGCGCAACTCAAGGGTCTCAACCGCGCCTTCGTCGCGCAGGGTCTCAAGATCATGGCGAAGCGGCGTAATATCGGCCTCTCCGCGCTGATCGACGCCAGCCGCCTGACGCGGGCGCCGCTCTGCCATGATCTGGGCTTTGCACTCGGCCCGCGCATCAATGCGGGCGGGCGCGTGGGCAAGGCGGATCTGGGCGTGCGGCTGCTGACCACCGAAGACCCGGCGGAGGCCGCGAAGATCGCCGCCGAACTCGACCAGCTCAATGAAGAACGCCGCGCCATAGAGGCCGCCGTTCAGGCTGAGGCGGAGGAACTGCTCGCCGCGCAAGGCAATCGGGCGGTGGCGCTGGTATCGGGCGCGGGCTGGCATCCGGGCGTGATCGGCATCGTCGCCGGGCGCATCAAGGAGAAAGCGGGCCGCCCAGCCATCGTCGTCGCGATCGATGAGAATGGCACCGGCAAGGGATCGGGCCGCTCGATCTCCGGCGTTGATCTGGGCGCGGCGGTGCTGGCAGCGAAAGACAGCGGCCTGCTGGTCGCGGGCGGTGGCCATGCCATGGCGGCGGGGCTGACGGTTGCGGCGGACAGGATCGATGCGCTGGCCGAATTTCTGGATGAGCGGCTTGCCAACGCAGTGGCCAAGGCTCGCGACGACCGGGCGCTGCTGATCGACGCGGTCCTGGCGCCTGCGGGGGTCAATCCGGACTTCGTCGCCGCCATCGACGCGGGCGGCCCCTATGGCGCGGGCTGGCCTGCGCCGTTGATCGCTTCCGGGCCAATGCGGGTCATCAAGGCGGATGTCGTCGGCAATGGTCATTTGCGTGCGATCATGGCGGGCGACGACGGCCGCTCGATCAAGACCATCGCTTTCCGCCAGGCCGAATCCGATCTCGGCCAGGCCATTCTGGGCGCGCCCCGCGACCGGCGGCTGTGGATTGCGGGCCGGGCGAAGATCGACGATTGGGGGTCGCGCCCGGCTGCCGAACTGCATCTGGAGGATGCCGCCTGGGCCGATTGA
- a CDS encoding autotransporter assembly complex protein TamA, which translates to MGSRQKRVRRALGLMMMAASPLPLMAQTPPPPQQEEPILPDSEFEARLPKTGEAPANSSASLPPIDQWIDQQMPGASATQELPPAVEPQEERELAQPLPPLDSVQAPLQVATDANPHEKTLAVRYAVTVEGFGKTGLEDEFRDSSALIDGGGKADTAAMVQARAHEDEALAIRLLYSEGYYDATALASLDQAGDGALKAIVSVTPGKRYRIGDIVIHAGPTVPPDLVRDSLPLQTGDFIVAAAVEGAEANVGVKLPENGYPFAKVGQRDILLDPATATGDYKLPVETGPRGSFRSITTAGEKQAFGADHMKVISRFKPGELYDSRKVDDLRRALVATGLFSSISIDPVRTNEPGPDGTEYVDLSVTQEAGKPRTLAGELGYGTGQGFRAEGTWTHRNLFPPEGAVIASVIAGTQEQGASGTFRRSNAGKRDKSFQTGISLNHQNYDAYEAYTAGLNIGWSRQSTPIFQKRWTYSYGAEVLLSNEQVVVDPATADKARRTYFIGGLPVQIGYDRSNDLLNPTKGFRANLRGEPEGSLHGRFSPYLRATFDLTGYYPLSDSLVIAGRARVGTISGVKRDDVAPSRRIYAGGGGSVRGYGYQELGPKDANNDPIGGRSVNEFAVEGRYRFGDYGVVAFVDAGQVYESSMPQFSDVRYGVGIGGRFYTNFGPFRADIAMPVNRQPGESKFALYIGIGQAF; encoded by the coding sequence ATGGGTTCAAGGCAGAAGCGGGTCCGGCGAGCCTTGGGTCTGATGATGATGGCGGCCTCCCCCCTCCCCCTGATGGCCCAAACGCCGCCCCCGCCCCAGCAGGAGGAACCGATCCTGCCCGACAGCGAGTTCGAGGCGCGGCTGCCCAAGACGGGCGAGGCTCCTGCGAACAGCAGCGCGTCCTTGCCGCCGATCGATCAATGGATCGATCAGCAAATGCCGGGGGCGAGCGCGACGCAGGAACTGCCGCCGGCAGTCGAGCCGCAGGAGGAACGCGAACTGGCGCAGCCGCTGCCGCCGCTCGACAGCGTGCAGGCGCCGTTGCAAGTCGCGACCGACGCCAACCCCCATGAAAAGACACTGGCGGTGCGTTATGCGGTGACGGTCGAGGGCTTCGGCAAGACGGGGCTGGAAGACGAGTTCCGCGACTCTTCCGCGCTGATCGACGGCGGCGGCAAGGCCGACACCGCCGCGATGGTCCAGGCCCGCGCCCATGAAGACGAGGCGCTGGCCATCCGGCTGCTCTATTCGGAGGGCTATTATGACGCGACCGCCCTCGCCTCGCTGGATCAGGCGGGCGATGGTGCGCTGAAGGCCATCGTCTCGGTCACGCCGGGCAAGCGCTACAGGATCGGGGACATCGTCATCCATGCCGGGCCGACGGTGCCGCCGGACCTGGTCCGCGACAGCCTGCCGCTCCAGACCGGCGACTTCATCGTCGCGGCGGCGGTCGAGGGCGCGGAGGCCAATGTCGGCGTCAAGCTGCCGGAAAACGGCTATCCCTTCGCCAAGGTCGGGCAGCGCGACATATTGCTCGATCCCGCGACAGCGACAGGCGACTATAAGCTGCCGGTGGAGACGGGGCCGCGCGGATCGTTCCGGAGCATCACCACCGCGGGCGAGAAGCAGGCCTTTGGCGCCGATCATATGAAGGTCATCAGCCGCTTCAAGCCGGGCGAGCTCTATGACAGCCGCAAGGTCGACGATCTGCGCCGGGCGCTTGTGGCCACGGGGCTGTTTTCGAGCATTTCGATCGATCCCGTGCGCACCAACGAGCCGGGTCCGGACGGCACCGAATATGTCGACCTGAGCGTCACGCAGGAGGCAGGCAAGCCCCGCACGCTGGCCGGAGAACTAGGCTATGGCACGGGCCAGGGCTTTCGCGCCGAGGGCACCTGGACCCACCGCAACCTCTTCCCGCCCGAAGGCGCGGTGATCGCCAGCGTCATTGCGGGCACGCAGGAACAAGGCGCATCGGGCACCTTCCGCCGCTCCAATGCGGGCAAGCGCGACAAGAGCTTCCAGACCGGCATCTCGCTCAACCATCAGAATTACGACGCCTATGAAGCCTATACGGCGGGTCTCAATATCGGCTGGTCGCGCCAGTCGACGCCGATCTTCCAGAAGCGCTGGACCTACAGCTATGGCGCGGAAGTGTTGCTGAGCAACGAACAGGTGGTGGTCGACCCGGCGACGGCGGACAAGGCGCGGCGGACCTATTTCATCGGCGGTCTGCCGGTGCAGATCGGCTATGACCGCTCCAACGATCTGCTGAACCCGACCAAGGGCTTCCGCGCCAATTTGCGCGGGGAGCCGGAAGGGTCGCTGCATGGCCGCTTCTCGCCCTATCTGCGCGCGACCTTCGACCTTACCGGCTATTATCCGCTATCCGACAGTCTGGTGATCGCCGGGCGGGCGCGGGTCGGCACGATCAGCGGGGTGAAGCGCGACGATGTGGCGCCCTCCCGGCGCATCTATGCCGGCGGCGGCGGATCGGTGCGCGGCTATGGCTATCAGGAACTGGGGCCGAAGGACGCGAACAACGATCCGATCGGCGGCCGATCCGTCAACGAATTCGCGGTCGAGGGCCGCTACCGCTTCGGGGACTATGGCGTGGTCGCCTTCGTCGATGCGGGTCAGGTCTATGAAAGCTCCATGCCGCAATTTTCCGACGTTCGTTACGGCGTCGGCATCGGCGGGCGCTTCTATACCAATTTCGGCCCCTTCCGCGCGGACATCGCCATGCCGGTCAACCGGCAGCCGGGCGAGTCCAAATTCGCGCTCTATATCGGCATCGGGCAGGCATTTTGA